One Glycine max cultivar Williams 82 chromosome 3, Glycine_max_v4.0, whole genome shotgun sequence DNA window includes the following coding sequences:
- the LOC100785249 gene encoding uncharacterized protein: MPMTKPKPMPEEQKMEYFMQVTEAPLSVAVQKLEKHGGNLNKALEDFYQKDSLRNPSQNEQHRSQKGLTVAEFLEAYPKKTLAELLDESTEGSFSWKKWAAPKIPPSHSQKTEAELLDEGTEGSSSRQKWAVPKIPPSHSPKTLAEFLAEGTEGSSSWKKWAVPKIPPSHSPKTLAEFLAEGTEGSSWKKWAVPKILPSHSQKKQKAKSGQLPMSSSSKGPVKQKAIDPLTRPKFPYARIPADKRWEYLERLWRDYADTRDNIHIAVHIPGGGCVQRIFLKTDKLKELFRFLRVIGLGEYLSESYVLATKSPRRCYSIKDGRSTLDEVGLGNGGDLYLEKI; the protein is encoded by the exons ATGCCGATGACGAAGCCGAAGCCGATGCCAGAGGAGCAGAAGATGGAATACTTCATGCAAGTCACTGAAGCACCGTTGTCCGTCGCCGTTCAGAAATTAGAG AAACATGGAGGCAATCTAAATAAAGCTCTTGAAGACTTTTATCAAAAGGATTCGCTCCG AAACCCAAGTCAAAATGAGCAACATCGTAGCCAAAAGGGCTTAACAGTGGCGGAGTTTTTGGAAGCATATCCCAAA AAAACACTGGCGGAATTGTTGGACGAAAGCACTGAGGGATCTTTTTCGTGGAAGAAATGGGCAGCTCCCAAA ATTCCTCCAAGTCATTCTCAGAAAACAGAGGCGGAATTGTTGGACGAAGGCACTGAGGGATCTTCTTCGAGGCAGAAATGGGCAGTTCCCAAA ATTCCTCCAAGTCATTCTCCGAAAACACTGGCGGAATTTTTGGCCGAAGGCACTGAGGGATCTTCTTCGTGGAAGAAATGGGCAGTTCCCAAA ATTCCTCCAAGTCATTCTCCGAAAACACTGGCGGAATTTTTGGCCGAAGGCACTGAGGGATCTTCGTGGAAGAAATGGGCAGTTCCCAAA ATTCTTCCAAGTCATTctcagaaaaaacaaaaagctaAGTCGGGCCAGCTTCCAATGTCCTCGTCCTCAAAG GGCCCTGTCAAACAAAAAGCTATCGATCCATTAACACGGCCTAAATTTCCGTATGCTCGCATACCAGCTGATAAACGATGGGAGTACTTGGAACGACTTTGGAGG GATTATGCGGATACACGTGATAATATTCATATTGCTGTTCACATACCGGGTGGTGGTTGCGTTCAACGTATCTTTCTCAAAACTGACAAACTTAAG GAACTCTTTAGGTTCTTACGCGTAATTGGATTAGGAGAATATTTGTCTGAATCCTATGTACTT GCAACGAAATCCCCACGTCGTTGTTACAGTATTAAAGATGGCCGGTCAACCTTGGATGAAGTAGGCCTAGGCAACGGTGGAGATTTGTATCTGGAGAAGATTTAG
- the LOC100782579 gene encoding COP9 signalosome complex subunit 1 has translation MDGDDETSGPMIDEIYANGGGDDGDKRSRRAIMSGDQVDIEAYAALYSGRTKIMRLLFIADKMNNAASQLEALRMAYDEIKKGENTQLFREVVQKIDGRLGPNYGMDAAWCDAIDRRAEQKKEKLENELNAYRTNLIKESIRMGYNDFGEFYYAHGQLGDAFKSYVRTRDYCTTSKHIVHMCMSAILVSIEMGQFPHVTSYVSKAEQSPDALEAVTVAKLRCAAGLANLEAKKYKLAARKFLETGPELGSHYNDVIAPQDVATYGGLCALATFDRAELKSKVIDNSNFRNFLELVPEVRELINDFYSSHYASCLEYLGNLKANLLLDIHLHDHVETLYDQIRHKALIQYTLPFVSVDLNMMANAFKTTVAGLEKELEALITDNQIQARIDSHNKILYARHADQRNATFQRVLETGREFDRDVRSMLLRSNLIKHEFNLRALRKL, from the exons ATGGACGGGGACGACGAGACCTCGGGTCCGATGATCGACGAAATCTACGCCAACGGTGGTGGCGACGACGGCGACAAGCGGAGCCGCCGCGCGATCATGAGCGGCGACCAGGTCGACATCGAAGCGTACGCGGCGCTGTACTCGGGGCGCACCAAGATCATGCGGCTTTTGTTCATCGCCGACAAGATGAACAACGCGGCGTCGCAGCTCGAGGCGCTGCGCATGGCCTACGACGAGATTAAGAAGGGTGAGAACACGCAGCTGTTCAGGGAGGTCGTGCAGAAGATCGACGGGAGGCTGGGACCGAACTACGGCATGGATGCGGCGTGGTGCGACGCCATCGATCGGAGAGCGGAgcagaagaaggagaagctCGAGAACGAACTCAATGCGTATAGG ACAAACTTAATTAAGGAAAGCATTAGAATGGGATACAATGATTTTGGAGAGTTTTACTATGCTCATGGTCAATTGGGGGACGCTTTTAAAAGTTATGTCCGTACTCGGGATTATTGCACTACATCAAAGCACATTGTTCATATGTGTATGAGTGCAATTCTGGTCAGCATTGAAATGGGTCAATTTCCTCATGTTACAAGCTATGTTAGCAAGGCAGAACAGTCACCAGATGCCCTTGAAGCAGTAACAGTTGCAAAGCTACGATGTGCTGCAGGATTGGCTAATCTAGAAGCCAAAAAGTACAAGCTTGCTGCCCGAAAG TTTCTAGAAACAGGACCTGAACTGGGAAGTCACTATAATGACGTAATTGCACCTCAAGATGTTGCAACATATGGAGGACTTTGTGCACTTGCAACATTTGATCGGGCAGAGTTAAAG AGTAAAGTTATAGACAATTCCAACTTCCGCAATTTCTTAGAGTTAGTACCTGAAGTAAGGGAACTGATAAATGATTTTTACTCAAG TCACTATGCTTCATGTCTGGAATACCTCGGGAACCTCAAAGCAAACCTATTGCTTGATATACATTTGCatgaccatgttgagacacttTATGATCAAATTCGTCACAAAGCCCTTATCCAGTACACACTCCCATTTGTGTCTGTTGATTTGAACATGATGGCTAATGCATTCAAGACAACTGTTGCGGGACTTGAGAAGGAACTAGAAGCATTGATTACTGATAATCAGATACAG GCTCGAATTGATTCGCACAACAAAATTTTGTATGCACGGCATGCGGATCAAAGGAATGCCACCTTTCAAAGGGTTCTGGAAACTGGAAGGGAATTTGATCGTGATGTTCGTTCCATGTTACTGAGATCAAATCTTATCAAGCATGAGTTCAATCTTAGAGCATTAAGGAAACTTTGA
- the LOC100778824 gene encoding probable pectin methyltransferase QUA3, translated as MGHVNLPASKRVRQWRVLDLVSAAFFGLVFLFFLLVFTPAGDSLAASGRQTLLLSASSADPRLRLRVSAAIEEAGQRQPRVIEACPADTAADHMPCEDPRLNSQLSREMNYYRERHCPPLETTPLCLVPPLKGYKVPVKWPESLHKIWHSNMPYNKIADRKGHQGWMKLEGPHFIFPGGGTMFPDGAEQYIEKLGQYIPINGGVLRTALDMGCGVASFGGYLLAQNILTMSFAPRDSHKSQIQFALERGVPAFVAMLGTRRLPFPAFGFDLVHCSRCLIPFTAYNVSYFIEVDRLLRPGGYLVISGPPVQWPKQDKEWSDLQAVARALCYELIAVDGNTVIWKKPAAEMCLPNQNEFGLDLCDDSDDPSFAWYFKLKKCVTRMSSVKGEYAIGTIPKWPERLTASPLRSTVLKNGADVYEADTKRWVRRVAHYKNSLKIKLGTSAVRNVMDMNAFFGGFAAALNSDPVWVMNVVPSHKPITLDAIFDRGLIGVYHDWCEPFSTYPRTYDLIHVASMESLVKDPASGRNRCTLLDLMVELDRILRPEGTVVVRDTPEVIEKVARVAHAVRWKPTIYNKEPESHGREKILVATKTFWKS; from the exons ATGGGTCACGTGAACCTCCCAGCCTCGAAGCGCGTGCGGCAGTGGCGCGTGCTGGACCTGGTCTCGGCGGCGTTCTTCGGCCTGGTATTCCTCTTCTTCCTGCTCGTCTTCACGCCGGCGGGAGACTCCCTCGCCGCCTCCGGCCGCCAGACGCTGCTCCTCTCCGCCTCCTCCGCGGATCCGCGCCTGCGCCTGCGCGTGTCGGCGGCCATCGAGGAGGCGGGGCAGCGGCAGCCTCGCGTGATCGAGGCCTGCCCCGCCGACACCGCCGCCGACCACATGCCGTGCGAGGATCCGCGGCTCAACAGCCAGCTCAGCAGGGAGATGAATTACTACCGCGAGAGGCACTGCCCGCCTCTCGAGACCACGCCGCTCTGCCTCGTTCCGCCGCTGAAGGGATACAAGGTGCCGGTGAAGTGGCCGGAGAGCCTGCACAAG ATATGGCACAGCAACATGCCATACAACAAGATTGCTGACAGGAAAGGTCACCAAGGATGGATGAAGCTTGAAGGTCCTCACTTTATATTCCCTGGAGGTGGCACAATGTTTCCAGATGGAGCAGAGCAGTATATTGAAAAACTTGGTCAATACATTCCAATAAATGGTGGTGTTCTGAGGACTGCTCTAGATATGGGATGTGGG GTTGCCAGTTTTGGAGGATATTTACTAGCTCAAAACATATTAACCATGTCTTTTGCTCCAAGAGATTCACACAAATCACAGATACAATTTGCACTTGAAAGAGGAGTACCAGCTTTTGTTGCCATGCTTGGTACTCGCAGACTCCCATTTCCTGCATTTGGCTTTGACTTAGTCCATTGTTCTCGGTGTTTAATCCCTTTTACAGCCTACA ATGTATCTTATTTCATTGAAGTGGACAGATTACTTCGCCCTGGTGGATATTTAGTCATTTCTGGTCCCCCTGTTCAGTGGCCTAAACAAGATAAAGAATGGTCAGATCTCCAGGCTGTGGCAAGAGCTTTGTGTTATGAACTGATTGCTGTAGATGGTAACACTGTGATCTGGAAAAAGCCAGCAGCGGAGATGTGTCTCCCCAACCAAAATGAATTTGGTCTAGACTTATGTGATGATTCAGATGACCCAAGTTTTGCATG GTACTTCAAATTGAAGAAATGCGTCACTAGGATGTCTTCTGTCAAAGGTGAATATGCTATTGGCACAATTCCCAAGTGGCCAGAAAGGCTAACTGCTTCTCCACTGAGATCCACAGTCCTGAAAAATGGTGCTGATGTATATGAGGCAGACACTAAGCGATGGGTAAGGAGGGTTGCACACTATAAgaactctctaaaaataaagTTGGGGACTTCAGCAGTACGCAATGTCAtggatatgaatgcattttttgGGGGATTTGCCGCAGCACTAAATTCTGATCCTGTGTGGGTAATGAATGTTGTTCCATCTCACAAGCCAATAACTCTTGATGCAATCTTTGACAGAGGTCTTATTGGAGTTTATCATGATTG GTGTGAACCTTTCTCAACATATCCTCGCACCTATGACCTGATACATGTGGCAAGCATGGAATCACTTGTAAAGGATCCAGCCTCTGGCAGAAACAG ATGTACCCTTCTTGATTTGATGGTGGAACTCGATCGAATTTTACGCCCAGAAGGCACTGTTGTGGTGAGGGATACCCCTGAAGTAATTGAGAAAGTAGCTCGGGTTGCACATGCAGTGAGGTGGAAGCCCACCATATATAACAAAGAACCTGAATCACATGGCAGGGAGAAAATCCTAGTTGCAACCAAGACCTTCTGGAAAAGCTAA